One window of Aspergillus oryzae RIB40 DNA, chromosome 3 genomic DNA carries:
- a CDS encoding alpha/beta fold hydrolase (predicted hydrolases or acyltransferases (alpha/beta hydrolase superfamily)): MESEPYGIFEPLSKHYQFLALDPPGLGDSAPPLNGYDTANVSKVMAEAIHDHLKDRPYHLIGHDVGGWIAYPWAAQFQSRIKSLSILDASVPGFLPQLQFPLPHPTNMRLWQFSFNALPELPEILTRGRERELLTWFFKLKTVHADAFSKDHFERYIQAYSRPGAMSRGFEYYRAFGTSAKQNLEFAKTPLDIPVLALGGASSVGSDMIHLVRNFATNVSGGAIHDCGHFLPEEQPSAVARRLLEFLDANQSE, translated from the exons ATGGAGTCCGAGCCATA CGGTATCTTCGAGCCGCTTTCAAAACATTATCAATTTTTGGCCCTTGACCCCCCGGGCTTGGGTGATTCGGCTCCTCCCCTCAATGGCTACGATACTGCGAACGTGAGTAAAGTCATGGCCGAAGCTATTCACGATCACTTGAAAGACCGACCGTACCATTTAATTGGTCATGATGTGGGTGGATGGATTGCCTATCCTTGGGCTGCTCAATTTCAATCAAGGATCAAATCGCTCAGTATCCTGGACGCGTCAGTGCCGGGTTTCCTACCTCAGCTTCAGTTTCCGTTGCCTCACCCGACCAACATGCGTCTTTGGCAATTCTCCTTCAACGCGCTTCCTGAGTTACCGGAAATTCTGACTCGCGGTCGTGAGCGGGAGCTACTGACCTGGTTCTTTAAATTGAAGACGGTTCATGCCGATGCCTTCTCCAAAGATCATTTTGAACGCTATATCCAAGCCTATTCAAGACCAGGAGCGATGAGTCGGGGGTTCGAGTATTATCGAGCATTTGGAACCAGTGCGAAACAGAACCTGGAATTTGCAAAGACACCGCTCGATATTCCTGTCTTAGCTTTAGGGGGGGCCAGCTCCGTCGGTTCGGATATGATTCATTTGGTCCGAAACTTCGCAACCAACGTTTCCGGGGGCGCGATTCATGATTGTGGGCACTTCCTCCCCGAAGAGCAACCATCTGCCGTCGCGCGCAGACTGCTGGAGTTCTTGGATGCAAACCAAAGCGAGTGA
- a CDS encoding FMN-dependent alpha-hydroxy acid dehydrogenase (glycolate oxidase) — protein MVDKKLLSVRQISEHNAVRDCWIVVDNQVWDVTEFLEEHPGGSSIILKYAGRDATKAYSEVHAPSVLSANLSQEKHMGVLDESTIDDEWVKQPPTENPKVVLDHEKPPLHTLINSHDFELVASKTASKKTWAFYSSAATDLITRDANKSCFDRIWFRPRVLKNVRSVDTKTKILGIDSSLPLFVSPAAMAKLIHPDGECAIARACGNHGIMQGISNNSSYTMEELRDTAPSASFFFQLYVNRDREKSAALLRQCSANPNVKAIFVTVDAAWPGKREADERVKADEGLSVPMAPSKAKNDNKGGGLGRVMAGFIDPGLTWEDLVWVRQHTHLPVCLKGVMSADDAMLAMEAGLDGILLSNHGGRNLDTSPPSIITLLELQKRCPEIFDKMEIYVDSGIRRGTDILKAICLGATAVGMGRSMLFATNYGQEGVEHLIDIMKDELETAMRNIGITTLDEAGPHLVHTADIDHLVPESRQHPYARKVAKGRRSLHLSKL, from the exons ATGGTAGACAAGAAACTTCTGTCTGTCCGGCAAATCTCAGAGCACAATGCAGTGCGAGATTGTTGGATCGTTGTCGACAATCAGGTGTGGGATGTGACAGAATTCTTGGAAGAACATCCTGGAGGATCTTCGA TTATCCTGAAATATGCAGGTCGCGATGCCACCAAGGCTTATTCGGAAGTCCATGCTCCAAGCGTTCTGTCAGCGAACTTGTCCCAAGAAAAACATATGGGTGTGCTGGACGAGTCCACGatcgatgatgaatgggtCAAGCAGCCACCTACTGAGAACCCCAAAGTAGTCCTTGACCATGAGAAGCCGCCATTACATACCTTGATCAATTCGCACGATTTTGAGCTCGTGGCGTCAAAGACTGCCAGTAAGAAAACATGGGCGTTTTACTCCAGCGCTGCAACGGATCTTATTACCCGGGACGCCAATAAGTCTTGCTTCGACCGAATCTGGTTTCGGCCAAGGGTGCTGAAGAATGTGCGATCTGTAGATACGAAGACTAAAATTCTCGGAATCGACAGTAGCTTGCCATTATTCGTGAGTCCTGCAGCAATGGCGAAGCTCATTCATCCCGATGGCGAGTGTGCTATTGCTAGAGCTTGTGGAAACCACGGAATTATGCAGGGA ATCTCCAATAACTCCTCGTACACAATGGAAGAACTTAGAGACACCGCACCTTCGgcgagcttctttttccaatTATATGTCAACCGAGATCGTGAAAAATCAGCCGCGCTTCTCCGTCAATGCTCAGCAAATCCTAACGTGAAGGCCATCTTCGTGACGGTTGATGCAGCTTGGCCGGGTAAAAGAGAAGCAGACGAACGTGTCAAGGCTGATGAAGGCTTATCCGTACCGATGGCCCCATCGAAAGCAAAGAACGACAACAAGGGAGGTGGGCTGGGACGTGTGATGGCCGGTTTCATCGACCCTGGATTGACCTGGGAGGACTTGGTGTGGGTACGACAGCATACGCATCTTCCTGTTTGTCTAAAAGGCGTGATGTCTGCAGACGATGCCATGTTGGCCATGGAAGCCGGCCTCGACGGTATTCTACTTAGCAACCATGGGGGGCGGAACCTTGACACTAGCCCTCCATCGATCATTACACTTCTCGAACTACAGAAGCGCTGTCCTGAAATTTTTGACAAGATGGAGATATACGTGGATAGTGGAATCAGACGCGGGACCGACATCTTGAAAGCTATCTGCTTAGGCGCGACTGCAGTGGGCATGGGGCGCAGTATGCTATTCGCTACTAACTATGGCCAGGAGGGTGTCGAGCACCTGATAGATA TCATGAAAGACGAGTTAGAAACAGCTATGCGCAACATCGGAATTACCACACTAGACGAAGCTGGTCCACATCTAGTCCACACGGCTGACATTGACCATCTGGTTCCCGAATCCCGTCAGCACCCATATGCACGAAAAGTTGCCAAAGGGCGACGTTCGTTGCACCTCTCCAAGCTCTGA
- a CDS encoding uncharacterized protein (predicted protein), producing the protein MAAPRSTSLRALRVLSQQHAATPCLRRGLHITGVNSAQPVNVSDRTSLYATRSLADLQRECSQRKLGASGSQNELVERLANHDFLQSRAFSIAMRRINGSSAADKSVSTRQFNTSRASKAVNDSSTVDFAYLPSMDEIDAPTRPADTRIPILSDVYTNYNSSQPSNPPMKPQVHTVSGGGADIAVSPMAEVVDNTSVDIDPFSLTEAVGKSRFGEEVWKSQNGSKEPGVVKELWTGFLEDILGPKQQSYQKQH; encoded by the exons ATGGCAGCTCCTCGCTCTACTTCTTTGCGCGCCCTTCGCGTGCTCTCTCAACAGCATGCTGCTACACCCTGCCTCCGCCGGGGCCTGCACATCACCGGGGTCAATTCTGCACAGCCTGTCAACGTTTCGGATCGTACGTCTTTGTACGCGACTCGCAGCTTGGCAGACCTCCAGAGAGAGTGCTCCCAGAGGAAACTGGGAGCCAGCGGCAGCCAGAATGAG CTCGTTGAGCGCCTTGCCAACCATGACTTTCTTCAATCCCGTGCTTTCAGCATTGCCATGAGAAGAATCAATGGCAGCTCTGCAGCAGA TAAATCTGTTTCCACCCGCCAATTCAACACATCTCGCGCCTCGAAGGCCGTCAATGACTCATCCACTGTGGATTTTGCATACCTACCGTCCATGGACGAGATTGATGCCCCTACTCGCCCCGCCGATACTCGCATTCCGATCCTTTCCGATGTCTACACCAACTACAACTCGAGCCAGCCCTCGAACCCTCCCATGAAGCCCCAGGTACACACTGTGTCCGGGGGCGGGGCCGATATCGCAGTCAGCCCCATGGCCGAAGTTGTTGACAACACCTCGGTGGATATCGACCCATTCTCGCTAACCGAGGCGGTTGGAAAATCCCGCTTCGGCGAAGAGGTCTGGAAGTCCCAGAACGGCTCCAAGGAACCCGGTGTTGTAAAGGAGCTGTGGACCGGATTCTTGGAAGACATTTTAGGTCCCAAGCAGCAGAGTTACCAGAAGCAGCACTGA